In Corynebacterium matruchotii, a single genomic region encodes these proteins:
- a CDS encoding cobyric acid synthase gives MVAFLVAGCTSDAGKSVVVAGLCRALRRRGYRVAPFKAQNMSNNSVVTPDGGEIGRAQALQAVACELEPSTLFNPILLKPGSDKTSQLVVHGQAQGDVSAASYIEHRIYLREVAAQALRDLEADYDIVVCEGAGSPAEINLRETDIANFGLAAAAQLPVYVVGDIDRGGVLAHFFGTYHIVDAADRALIRGFVVNKFRGDQSILDPGLAELENRTGVPTVAVLPYIHGLWVDAEDSLQAQVGATIGPQRPALGTQRLRIAAVRLPRISNTTDVEALACEPGVSVTWTVDPDYIAEADVVVLPGSKATVSDLAWLRRQGIADVIVERAAAGRHVVGFCGGFQMMCQHITDPVEAHTDEPIAGLGIFDADIVFSPTKTLIRHADTGAYEVHHGQVVRSAETVWIDNDCVRGNLFGTHIHGMMENDAFRRAWLRDCAAALGKTGFVVSETTSFATERLNQLETIADVIEAHWDIDGLLADLQQQ, from the coding sequence ATGGTTGCGTTTTTAGTGGCTGGTTGCACCTCGGATGCGGGAAAATCCGTGGTGGTGGCCGGGCTGTGTCGAGCATTGCGGCGGCGTGGTTACCGTGTGGCGCCGTTTAAAGCCCAAAACATGTCGAATAATTCCGTGGTGACTCCTGATGGTGGGGAAATCGGGCGGGCCCAGGCGCTCCAGGCGGTGGCCTGCGAACTGGAACCTAGCACACTGTTTAACCCGATCCTGTTGAAACCCGGGTCGGATAAAACTTCGCAACTAGTGGTGCACGGTCAAGCCCAGGGTGATGTGAGCGCCGCATCATATATTGAGCATCGAATTTACCTGCGGGAGGTAGCGGCCCAGGCGTTGCGGGACCTGGAGGCTGATTATGACATTGTGGTGTGCGAAGGGGCCGGGTCACCGGCGGAAATTAATCTCCGCGAAACCGACATCGCCAACTTTGGGCTAGCTGCGGCGGCCCAGTTGCCGGTGTATGTGGTGGGCGATATTGACCGTGGTGGGGTATTGGCGCACTTTTTTGGCACCTACCACATCGTAGACGCGGCCGACCGGGCGTTGATTCGGGGGTTTGTGGTGAATAAATTCCGGGGGGACCAGTCGATCCTGGACCCAGGGTTGGCGGAGTTGGAAAACCGCACCGGGGTGCCGACGGTAGCGGTGCTGCCCTACATTCACGGGTTGTGGGTGGACGCGGAAGATTCGCTTCAGGCGCAGGTGGGGGCGACGATTGGGCCGCAACGCCCGGCGTTAGGCACGCAGCGGCTTCGCATTGCCGCGGTGCGGCTGCCCCGAATCTCTAACACCACCGATGTGGAGGCGTTGGCGTGCGAACCCGGGGTGAGCGTGACCTGGACGGTGGACCCTGACTATATTGCCGAGGCAGATGTGGTGGTGCTGCCCGGTTCGAAGGCGACGGTGAGCGATCTCGCATGGCTACGGCGGCAGGGGATTGCTGACGTTATTGTGGAGCGGGCTGCCGCAGGTCGGCATGTGGTGGGGTTTTGTGGAGGATTCCAAATGATGTGCCAGCACATTACTGACCCGGTGGAAGCCCACACCGATGAGCCCATAGCCGGGTTGGGGATTTTCGACGCTGACATTGTGTTCTCGCCGACAAAAACCCTGATCCGGCATGCGGACACCGGGGCTTACGAGGTGCACCATGGGCAGGTGGTTCGCTCCGCGGAAACCGTGTGGATTGACAACGATTGCGTGCGGGGCAACCTGTTTGGCACCCATATCCATGGGATGATGGAAAACGATGCTTTTCGACGGGCATGGCTGCGGGATTGCGCGGCAGCCTTGGGGAAGACCGGTTTCGTCGTGTCAGAAACCACCAGTTTTGCTACTGAACGGTTGAACCAGTTAGAAACCATCGCCGACGTGATCGAAGCACACTGGGATATCGACGGGTTACTGGCAGATCTTCAACAGCAATAA
- the mtr gene encoding mycothione reductase, with amino-acid sequence MTNIRVDKHYDLIIIGAGSGNSIPGPEFDDKSIAIIEKGKFGGTCLNVGCIPTKMFVYTSEVAETIRTSGKYNISAQLTDVAWSEIVKRVFSDRIDPIAAGGEAYRRGPETPNIDVYDHHAVFVGPKILSTGQGAEKRIISGDIIVIATGSRPAIPEVITKSGITYYTNENIMRLPKLPKSMIVMGGSFIALEMSHMFKALGVDVTLVNRSNRLLKRFDTDISDRITRATSEAMTTHLGVTFTDLTEDESGITATLSNGSTIHGEVMLIATGRIPNGDLMDLDKAGIDMVGDRIKVNKYGETTAPGVWALGDVSSPYQLKHVANAEMRTIRHNILHPDELRELPHENVPAAVFTHPQIGVVGLTEKEARDQGINVTVKVQKYGDVAYGWAMNDTENFAKLIADKDTGKLVGAHIIGPQAATLVQQLVTIMSFGLDVRAAARDQYWIHPALPELIENALLGLEF; translated from the coding sequence ATGACAAATATTCGGGTCGATAAGCACTACGATCTCATCATCATCGGTGCTGGATCAGGCAATTCCATCCCCGGACCAGAATTTGACGATAAATCCATCGCTATCATTGAAAAAGGAAAATTCGGCGGCACCTGCCTCAATGTTGGCTGCATCCCCACCAAAATGTTCGTTTACACCTCGGAGGTGGCCGAAACCATTCGCACTTCCGGCAAATACAACATTTCCGCGCAACTCACCGATGTGGCATGGTCAGAAATTGTCAAGCGAGTTTTCTCGGATCGCATCGACCCCATAGCGGCAGGTGGCGAAGCCTATCGTCGTGGCCCCGAAACCCCCAACATCGATGTTTATGACCACCATGCGGTCTTTGTTGGTCCTAAAATATTAAGCACTGGTCAAGGCGCAGAAAAGCGCATTATTTCGGGTGACATCATCGTCATTGCAACTGGATCCCGGCCGGCCATTCCTGAAGTAATCACCAAATCAGGCATTACCTACTACACCAACGAAAACATCATGCGGCTTCCGAAGCTGCCCAAATCCATGATTGTCATGGGTGGTAGCTTTATTGCGCTGGAAATGAGCCACATGTTTAAGGCTCTGGGCGTCGACGTGACCCTGGTGAATCGGTCGAATCGACTGTTGAAACGATTCGATACGGACATTTCCGACCGAATCACCCGGGCGACGAGTGAGGCCATGACCACACATTTGGGCGTCACATTCACTGACCTTACAGAAGATGAGTCAGGTATTACCGCCACGCTGTCGAATGGTTCCACAATTCACGGCGAGGTCATGCTGATTGCTACCGGACGGATTCCCAATGGCGATCTCATGGATCTTGACAAGGCTGGCATTGACATGGTTGGGGATCGCATCAAGGTGAATAAATATGGGGAGACCACCGCGCCAGGCGTATGGGCATTGGGGGATGTTTCCTCGCCTTACCAGCTGAAACATGTTGCTAACGCGGAAATGCGTACCATTCGCCACAACATCTTGCACCCTGATGAATTGCGGGAATTGCCGCATGAGAATGTTCCTGCGGCAGTGTTCACGCATCCACAGATTGGTGTCGTAGGGTTGACCGAAAAAGAAGCGCGGGATCAGGGCATCAACGTTACGGTGAAGGTGCAAAAATATGGTGATGTGGCCTATGGCTGGGCGATGAACGATACGGAGAATTTCGCCAAGCTCATTGCCGACAAAGACACGGGCAAATTAGTGGGAGCGCATATCATTGGGCCGCAGGCGGCAACATTAGTACAGCAATTGGTGACGATCATGTCCTTCGGGTTGGATGTGCGTGCAGCCGCCCGGGATCAGTATTGGATTCATCCGGCGTTGCCGGAATTGATTGAGAATGCGCTGCTTGGGCTAGAATTTTAG
- a CDS encoding alpha/beta hydrolase produces MLGPDYESMSFALGTDPDGETDIYTTLVRYTPSVQGAQSNQGVQKAETSESTPTGNNNPAPDGHNQPAILLIHGMSDYFFQTHVAEFFANQGYAFYAIDLRKCGRSYRPGQSWHYITSITEYFTDLTTVMEYLATIHQQIIIIAHSTGGLIAPLWLDNIKTHNPQLHQHMTALVLNSPWLDMMVPAWMSLGLTPVVNVIGKRRPHTAIPGVTLSTYGKTIHASVGGEWEFDTTMKPLYGHRKYVGWLRAIKQGQQQIHSGQVDAGIPTLVLSSHESILGKSYSPERSHSADTLLDVEQIHKWAPRVAAQVTAIRVYGAIHDVFLSRKPIRQQAFAMCAAWLDSVVHPPIMESDDAE; encoded by the coding sequence ATGTTGGGACCCGATTATGAGAGCATGTCTTTTGCTCTCGGAACAGACCCGGATGGGGAAACCGATATTTATACGACATTGGTTCGCTACACTCCAAGTGTTCAAGGAGCCCAAAGCAACCAGGGTGTTCAAAAAGCCGAAACCTCTGAAAGCACCCCGACCGGGAACAACAATCCTGCCCCTGATGGTCACAATCAACCCGCCATCCTCCTTATCCATGGGATGTCAGATTATTTTTTCCAGACCCATGTCGCTGAGTTTTTCGCCAACCAAGGGTATGCTTTTTATGCCATCGACCTGCGTAAATGCGGGAGATCATACCGACCTGGCCAATCATGGCATTACATCACCAGTATCACCGAATATTTCACTGACCTCACCACGGTGATGGAATATCTCGCAACAATCCACCAGCAAATCATTATCATTGCTCATTCCACTGGTGGCCTGATCGCCCCCCTATGGTTGGATAACATCAAAACTCATAATCCCCAGTTGCACCAGCACATGACAGCTTTGGTCCTGAATAGTCCCTGGTTGGACATGATGGTGCCTGCATGGATGTCGCTGGGACTCACCCCGGTGGTGAATGTGATTGGTAAACGCCGACCTCACACGGCTATCCCCGGCGTAACTTTGAGCACCTACGGCAAAACCATTCACGCATCCGTAGGTGGGGAATGGGAATTCGATACCACAATGAAACCGCTATACGGGCATAGGAAATATGTGGGGTGGCTACGGGCAATCAAACAGGGTCAACAACAGATCCATTCTGGCCAAGTCGATGCGGGCATCCCCACGCTGGTTTTAAGCTCACACGAGTCAATTTTAGGAAAGTCTTATTCACCGGAAAGGTCGCATAGCGCAGACACGCTATTAGACGTAGAGCAAATCCATAAATGGGCGCCGCGGGTAGCAGCCCAAGTCACAGCCATTCGGGTTTATGGCGCGATCCATGATGTGTTTTTATCCCGAAAACCCATACGACAACAAGCATTTGCCATGTGTGCGGCATGGTTAGATTCGGTCGTGCACCCACCAATTATGGAATCGGACGATGCTGAATAA
- the mqo gene encoding malate dehydrogenase (quinone) produces the protein MSDSAISATAAAEVDVALIGAGIMSATLGAFLRTLEPQWSQIVFERLDAPAEESSSPWNNAGTGHSALCELNYTPEVRGRVEISKAVAVNEKFQVSRQFWSYQVNQGVLPDPREWINPVPHVSFGRGEEQVNYLRKRYEKLANHPLFPNMRFADDRQKFEEMLPLMAEGRPETDKVAISWTDAGTDINYGALTKQFLAAAQTHGTEIRYGHVVENLRRDGDKWKVIVKNRHTGDVSVVRANFVFVGAGGMALPLLQKSRIPEIRGYGGFPVSGQWLRCTNPEIIAQHSAKVYGKASVGAPPMSVPHLDTRVIDGEKGLLFGPYAGWTPKFLKQGSWFDLPKSLKITNVASMLSVGFKEFGLTKYLITELLKDKEAKLEALREYMPNAQEEDWELVTAGQRVQVIKPVVGPSFGKLEFGTNLVSHLDGSIAGLLGASPGASIAPAAMLEVLERCFGDHMVEWGDKIKEMVPSYGVKLAANKDMFNDMWDYTQATLKLDN, from the coding sequence ATGTCAGATTCTGCCATCAGTGCAACAGCTGCCGCCGAAGTCGACGTCGCGCTCATCGGCGCTGGAATTATGAGTGCCACCCTAGGCGCATTCCTACGCACACTCGAACCACAATGGTCCCAAATAGTTTTTGAACGCCTAGACGCTCCCGCTGAGGAATCCTCCTCCCCTTGGAATAACGCCGGCACCGGGCACTCCGCACTCTGCGAACTCAACTACACTCCCGAAGTCCGCGGCCGAGTCGAAATTTCCAAAGCCGTTGCCGTCAACGAAAAATTCCAAGTCTCCCGGCAATTCTGGTCCTACCAAGTAAACCAAGGCGTGCTCCCTGATCCACGGGAATGGATCAACCCCGTCCCTCACGTCTCTTTCGGACGTGGCGAAGAACAAGTAAACTACCTGCGGAAACGATATGAAAAGCTAGCTAACCACCCGCTTTTCCCTAATATGCGGTTTGCCGATGATCGGCAAAAATTTGAGGAAATGCTACCACTCATGGCGGAAGGCCGTCCTGAAACCGACAAAGTAGCAATCTCCTGGACCGATGCTGGCACTGACATCAACTACGGCGCCCTTACCAAACAATTCCTTGCCGCAGCCCAAACCCACGGGACCGAAATCCGCTACGGGCATGTCGTAGAAAACCTCCGCCGCGACGGTGACAAATGGAAAGTCATCGTAAAAAACCGCCACACCGGCGACGTATCCGTTGTCCGAGCTAACTTCGTCTTCGTTGGCGCTGGCGGTATGGCGTTGCCCCTTCTGCAAAAATCCCGAATCCCCGAAATCCGTGGTTATGGTGGATTCCCGGTATCCGGCCAATGGCTTCGTTGTACCAATCCGGAAATCATTGCCCAACACTCCGCCAAGGTTTACGGCAAAGCATCCGTTGGCGCCCCACCAATGTCCGTCCCCCACCTCGACACCCGTGTCATTGATGGGGAAAAAGGCCTCCTCTTCGGCCCCTATGCTGGCTGGACCCCGAAATTCCTCAAGCAAGGATCCTGGTTCGACCTGCCGAAATCCCTCAAAATCACCAACGTTGCCTCAATGCTTTCCGTCGGCTTTAAAGAATTTGGCCTCACCAAATACCTCATCACTGAGCTGCTCAAAGACAAAGAAGCCAAGCTTGAAGCCCTCCGCGAATACATGCCCAATGCCCAAGAAGAAGATTGGGAACTTGTTACCGCAGGCCAGCGCGTCCAAGTAATTAAACCTGTTGTCGGTCCTTCCTTCGGCAAGCTGGAATTCGGCACCAATTTGGTCTCCCACCTGGATGGTTCTATCGCAGGTCTCCTCGGCGCATCCCCCGGAGCCTCCATCGCCCCGGCAGCAATGCTTGAGGTTTTGGAACGCTGCTTCGGTGACCACATGGTTGAGTGGGGCGACAAGATCAAGGAAATGGTCCCATCCTATGGCGTGAAGCTCGCAGCCAACAAAGACATGTTCAACGACATGTGGGACTATACCCAAGCAACCCTCAAACTGGACAACTAA
- a CDS encoding ATP-binding protein: MSDIIAAKYPFSAVVGQDQLQLSLILTAIAPRIGGVVIRGEKGTAKTTTVRAFAALLGDAPLVNLPIGATEDRVVGALDLETILTQGKATYRPGLLAEANNGVLYVDEVNLLADHIVDALLDAAATGTVTIERDGISHSAPANFVLVGTMNPEEGELRPQLLDRFGLSVDVAASRDVTVRTEIIKRRLAFEDQPETFVARWHDHDTTIADRIHNAKNLLPTISLTQTNLERIAHLCAAFDVDGMRADLVIARTACAHAAWENRTQVTDEDIRVAAELALPHRRRRNPFDEPGIDSDQLDDIMEEAQQQHPEPEPEEQPNPNTGENSDETPETPPESTNTDNQTSNEEVTSAEQGAPFRR; encoded by the coding sequence ATGTCTGATATAATAGCTGCTAAATACCCATTTTCCGCTGTCGTAGGCCAAGACCAATTACAGCTCTCCCTCATCCTCACCGCCATCGCCCCCCGAATTGGCGGCGTTGTCATCCGTGGGGAAAAAGGCACAGCCAAAACCACAACCGTTCGAGCCTTCGCAGCCCTCCTTGGTGATGCCCCACTCGTCAACCTTCCCATCGGTGCCACCGAAGACCGTGTTGTCGGTGCCCTCGACCTGGAAACCATCCTCACCCAAGGCAAAGCCACCTATCGTCCAGGACTCCTTGCCGAAGCCAACAACGGTGTCCTCTACGTCGATGAAGTCAACCTCCTCGCCGACCACATTGTTGACGCCCTCCTCGACGCCGCCGCCACCGGCACTGTCACCATTGAACGCGACGGCATATCACATTCCGCACCAGCAAATTTCGTGCTCGTCGGAACCATGAACCCCGAAGAAGGCGAACTCCGCCCCCAACTCCTCGACCGCTTCGGCCTCTCCGTCGATGTCGCGGCATCCCGTGACGTCACCGTCCGAACCGAAATCATCAAACGACGCCTCGCATTCGAAGACCAACCCGAAACCTTCGTCGCCCGCTGGCACGATCACGACACCACCATTGCCGACCGCATCCACAACGCTAAAAACCTTCTCCCCACCATCAGCCTCACCCAAACCAACCTAGAACGCATCGCGCACCTCTGTGCCGCCTTCGACGTTGACGGAATGCGGGCCGATCTTGTTATCGCCCGCACCGCCTGCGCTCATGCCGCCTGGGAAAACCGCACCCAAGTGACCGACGAGGACATCCGAGTTGCAGCTGAACTAGCCCTCCCGCACCGCCGACGCCGCAACCCCTTCGACGAACCCGGCATCGACAGCGACCAACTCGACGACATCATGGAGGAAGCCCAACAACAACACCCAGAACCCGAGCCAGAAGAACAACCCAACCCCAACACCGGTGAAAACTCCGACGAAACCCCGGAAACACCCCCAGAGTCCACCAACACTGATAACCAAACTTCAAACGAGGAGGTAACAAGCGCCGAACAAGGCGCCCCCTTTCGCCGTTAA
- a CDS encoding vWA domain-containing protein codes for MEAAPGRRAPAYTRVGSTAYASNTGHGLHIIGTLWAAADRGVRLENGRVEFQPEDLRGAKRRGKESNLIVFVVDASGSMAARDRLAAVTGAVHSLLGDAYQRRDRVAVISVRGRQPEILLPPTGSIDVARRRLEDVKTGGRTPLPEGLKLAADLIEREHRREPGRRAILVILSDGKATGANGLTNLRMVAHDIAQRGLAGSVVIDCENQSRIRLGLALELAKNLGAPCISMTELNAESVTGVINAI; via the coding sequence ATCGAAGCCGCGCCAGGGCGCCGAGCCCCCGCCTACACCCGAGTCGGTTCTACCGCCTACGCCAGCAACACGGGTCATGGCCTGCACATCATTGGCACCCTGTGGGCGGCAGCCGACCGGGGTGTCCGATTGGAAAATGGTCGGGTGGAATTCCAGCCGGAAGACCTGCGGGGAGCGAAACGACGAGGGAAAGAATCCAACCTGATTGTTTTTGTTGTTGATGCTTCAGGATCCATGGCTGCCCGGGATCGACTCGCAGCAGTCACTGGTGCAGTGCACTCCCTCCTTGGAGATGCTTACCAGCGCCGGGATCGGGTTGCTGTCATCAGCGTCAGGGGACGCCAACCTGAAATATTATTGCCACCAACCGGCAGTATTGATGTTGCGCGGCGTCGGTTAGAGGATGTAAAAACAGGTGGGCGAACTCCGCTTCCCGAAGGATTGAAATTAGCTGCAGACCTTATCGAACGAGAACACCGGCGAGAACCCGGTCGGCGGGCCATCTTGGTCATCCTCTCTGATGGTAAAGCCACAGGCGCAAACGGGTTAACCAACCTTCGGATGGTAGCCCACGACATTGCGCAACGTGGCTTGGCAGGTAGCGTCGTCATTGATTGTGAAAATCAATCCCGGATTCGGCTTGGTCTCGCGCTCGAACTGGCGAAAAACCTAGGTGCGCCTTGCATCAGCATGACCGAGCTTAACGCGGAATCCGTTACCGGGGTCATCAATGCAATCTAA
- the cobO gene encoding cob(I)yrinic acid a,c-diamide adenosyltransferase, with product MPKGKIDPANIPDDGLTTKQRRSLPITAIHTGPGKGKSTAAFGMALRGWNNGFNIGVFQFVKSKTWNSGEEAVFKRLGQLHDETGVGGSVEWQKLGEGWSWLRKTSSEEELAQHANEGWQEIKRRLQAETHDMYVLDEFTYPITWGWIDIDDVVETLQNRPGTQHVIMTGRNADPKLIEIADLVTEMTKVKHPMDAGRKGQAGIEW from the coding sequence ATGCCTAAAGGTAAAATTGATCCGGCAAACATTCCCGACGACGGCTTGACTACCAAGCAACGCCGCTCGCTTCCTATTACCGCAATTCATACCGGACCGGGCAAAGGGAAATCCACAGCGGCCTTCGGCATGGCACTCCGAGGCTGGAATAATGGTTTCAACATTGGGGTGTTTCAATTCGTCAAATCAAAAACCTGGAACTCTGGTGAAGAAGCCGTTTTCAAACGCCTAGGACAACTACACGACGAAACCGGGGTTGGTGGCTCCGTCGAATGGCAGAAGCTAGGAGAAGGCTGGTCTTGGTTGCGGAAGACAAGCAGTGAGGAAGAGCTCGCTCAACACGCCAATGAGGGTTGGCAGGAGATTAAACGACGCCTTCAAGCCGAGACACACGACATGTACGTCCTTGACGAATTCACCTACCCCATCACATGGGGATGGATCGACATTGATGATGTTGTAGAGACTCTCCAAAATCGCCCAGGAACCCAACACGTCATCATGACCGGCCGTAATGCAGACCCTAAACTCATTGAAATAGCCGACCTCGTGACCGAAATGACCAAGGTCAAACACCCCATGGATGCTGGTCGTAAGGGTCAAGCAGGCATTGAATGGTAA
- a CDS encoding DUF222 domain-containing protein, giving the protein MFERIIAMSAARKTRRNRRNRPGRCVGSTTTQPATISATNQEPGFKAVTQEYNRKVFAFLLGVAHDPGYKPVELRKIIMESLGVSRIHANYLIIAVRALSRIANLCKNITTTGTMDITRLTIIGKHLRGLNHKQLSQIQSELRHLCDSPEWITPTTMRKLLMQARITVDDDARRKAQEAARRREQSQANKSKPAVMIPMPNGMVEVVLRLQPEPAKVFHQQLTLTAQKAHVSAEEYLCARVADLCATLVSGGILSQGRNPEVSAVTNAVKTRPVTKDNGIPAMNPPTAGPPDTAVA; this is encoded by the coding sequence ATGTTCGAGAGGATCATTGCCATGTCCGCCGCCCGTAAAACCCGTCGAAATCGCCGGAATCGCCCGGGCCGCTGCGTAGGTTCCACTACGACCCAGCCCGCAACAATATCAGCCACCAATCAGGAACCAGGCTTCAAAGCTGTGACACAAGAATATAATCGAAAGGTCTTTGCTTTCCTCCTTGGCGTCGCACATGATCCAGGATATAAACCTGTCGAGCTGCGAAAAATCATCATGGAATCATTGGGGGTGAGCAGAATCCATGCAAACTATCTCATTATAGCTGTTCGGGCGCTCAGTCGGATCGCTAATCTTTGTAAAAACATCACCACGACGGGCACCATGGATATCACCCGACTCACCATCATTGGCAAGCATTTACGTGGGCTCAACCATAAACAACTGTCACAAATCCAGTCTGAGTTGCGGCACTTGTGTGATTCTCCGGAATGGATCACCCCTACAACAATGCGGAAACTACTCATGCAAGCCCGTATCACCGTTGACGATGATGCCCGGCGTAAAGCACAAGAGGCAGCACGACGCCGAGAACAGTCGCAGGCCAATAAGAGTAAACCAGCAGTTATGATCCCAATGCCCAACGGGATGGTAGAGGTTGTATTACGACTACAACCGGAGCCTGCGAAAGTTTTTCACCAACAACTCACACTCACAGCGCAAAAAGCCCATGTTTCGGCGGAAGAATATCTTTGCGCTCGTGTGGCTGATTTATGTGCAACGTTGGTATCTGGCGGAATACTATCCCAAGGCCGGAATCCTGAAGTATCCGCCGTGACCAATGCAGTCAAAACTAGGCCTGTCACGAAAGACAACGGAATCCCGGCGATGAACCCACCTACCGCCGGACCTCCTGATACTGCGGTGGCATGA
- a CDS encoding cobyrinate a,c-diamide synthase, translating to MTSHSPSASSSTATPGVCIAATASGSGKTTIATGLIAALASRMKVAPFKVGPDYIDPGYHSIASGCVGRNLDSVLCGNDLIGPLYHYGSQHADIAVVEGVMGLFDGRISDGAGSTADIAAKLGIPILLIVDARGMSQSVGAVVRGFATARSDVRIAGVILNKVGSDRHAAVCREAVEAEGIPVVGSIPRQHDIVVPSRHLGLVTAIEHGEAALKAIQSMEKLIEQTCDVDRISALADCSYTGPMWDPTTVVDKVGQPTIAMAGGPAFTFGYAEHRELLEAAGATVVVFDPLQDALPACDGLIIPGGFPEEHVVELATRQDLRSAIAHMVAENKPIYGECAGMLWLLETLNDHPMLGVIGTGADMGHRLTLGYRTAVAMTDSIMYQTGERVIGHEFHHTRLRQPQAPGFEPAWGWRSWSGDKVFEGFVGGTVLASYLHCHPAATPMAVQRFVAASEASRR from the coding sequence ATGACTAGTCATTCGCCATCCGCTTCATCGTCCACAGCCACCCCCGGAGTGTGTATTGCCGCCACTGCTTCTGGGTCAGGCAAAACTACCATTGCCACAGGCCTTATTGCGGCTCTGGCCAGTCGAATGAAAGTGGCGCCGTTTAAGGTAGGCCCCGACTATATTGACCCTGGGTACCACAGCATTGCATCGGGTTGTGTGGGTCGAAATCTTGATTCTGTCTTATGCGGTAACGACCTCATCGGTCCCCTTTACCATTATGGTTCGCAACATGCTGACATTGCGGTGGTTGAAGGCGTCATGGGGCTTTTCGACGGTCGCATATCCGATGGTGCCGGATCCACTGCAGATATAGCCGCTAAACTGGGCATTCCCATCCTGCTCATCGTTGATGCGCGGGGCATGAGCCAATCTGTAGGGGCGGTGGTTCGTGGATTCGCAACAGCTCGTAGTGATGTGCGTATCGCCGGGGTCATTCTCAATAAAGTGGGAAGCGATCGTCACGCGGCCGTGTGCCGGGAAGCAGTAGAAGCCGAGGGGATTCCCGTGGTGGGTAGCATCCCACGTCAACATGACATTGTGGTGCCATCCCGGCATCTGGGGCTGGTGACAGCCATAGAGCATGGTGAAGCGGCGCTCAAAGCCATTCAAAGCATGGAAAAACTCATCGAACAAACTTGTGATGTTGATCGTATTAGCGCACTCGCCGACTGCTCCTACACCGGTCCGATGTGGGACCCGACCACTGTGGTGGATAAAGTTGGACAACCCACCATCGCCATGGCTGGCGGGCCAGCGTTCACCTTCGGTTATGCGGAACACCGTGAACTATTAGAGGCGGCAGGGGCCACAGTGGTAGTTTTCGACCCGCTTCAAGACGCCTTGCCTGCCTGTGATGGGCTTATCATTCCCGGTGGTTTTCCCGAAGAACACGTGGTGGAACTCGCCACCCGCCAGGACCTTCGGTCGGCAATAGCCCACATGGTGGCCGAAAATAAGCCCATTTATGGTGAATGCGCGGGGATGCTATGGTTGTTAGAAACGCTCAATGATCATCCAATGTTGGGGGTCATTGGCACAGGTGCCGACATGGGGCACAGGCTCACATTGGGATACCGCACCGCGGTGGCGATGACTGATTCCATCATGTATCAAACAGGGGAGCGGGTTATCGGTCACGAGTTTCACCACACACGCCTGCGGCAACCACAGGCACCAGGGTTTGAACCGGCATGGGGATGGCGGTCTTGGTCAGGGGATAAAGTGTTCGAAGGATTTGTGGGGGGTACCGTGCTCGCCTCATATTTGCACTGCCACCCGGCCGCAACACCAATGGCGGTGCAGCGGTTTGTTGCGGCCAGCGAGGCCAGCCGCAGATAA
- a CDS encoding methylated-DNA--[protein]-cysteine S-methyltransferase — MTKSAEYSTCDTPHGKFTVVCESETVLAAGWTSDAAELLVLVHPDIRPETITQNDDRCAAAISAVQAFYKGDFSAVGKLAVRQQSGPFRMRAWETLRKIPAGATLTYGEFAVQAGNPRAIRAAAGACAANAAVLFVPCHRVVSAGGKLGGFRYGVDIKQELLELETR; from the coding sequence ATGACAAAATCAGCGGAATATTCCACATGTGACACTCCCCATGGCAAATTTACGGTGGTGTGTGAGTCCGAAACAGTGCTGGCCGCCGGGTGGACCTCTGATGCGGCCGAATTATTGGTGCTTGTTCATCCAGACATCCGACCGGAAACAATAACCCAGAATGATGATCGGTGTGCCGCAGCCATATCCGCGGTGCAGGCATTCTATAAGGGAGACTTTTCGGCTGTCGGAAAGCTCGCTGTGCGGCAACAGTCGGGACCATTTCGAATGCGGGCGTGGGAAACGCTACGGAAAATCCCGGCAGGAGCAACACTCACCTACGGTGAATTCGCGGTACAAGCCGGAAACCCGCGGGCAATTCGGGCCGCTGCCGGTGCCTGTGCCGCAAATGCGGCGGTCCTGTTCGTGCCCTGCCACCGGGTGGTGTCTGCCGGTGGAAAACTGGGAGGATTTCGTTACGGTGTGGACATTAAGCAAGAACTTCTTGAGCTGGAAACCCGATGA